In Rattus norvegicus strain BN/NHsdMcwi chromosome 1, GRCr8, whole genome shotgun sequence, a genomic segment contains:
- the Zfp473 gene encoding zinc finger protein 473 homolog isoform X2, with translation MRMAPMVSCSNTWSQEFVTLKDVAMDFTLEDWEDLESELGQRDLFWDATLNNYQDLFSFTHPPQPSLIFQPDVREELEAIVRGGPEATSDEATEAKNPPLQSGFLEEDLSQIMEIFSTEELNFESCIGENWFDSFLGDPESLPRPDISNKESPTDRRCHESESGLSPGPPHCTREGAVMSDSPEKNLDPVILKESRSDLSQQDSVQGQEKLYKCSECGKSFSQSYHLIQHWVIHARGELPAWQEQPGALSKGALLLMQPGTQTSSESYVCQECGKSFSQNMYLQWHQKIHTGEKLCKTQSDNLEKPSKGPSDEPGKQLVSEAADSAKLCDSRGWDQEKPPTNKRHDREDLHKGQYGDSPSVLHPKPIKHQKTATRAKCFRCRRCGKTFSWAFHLADHQKVHTQRLYGCTSCPAVFNLRKHFFQHRKTHFAKTVFECQECRKLFNRRSSLIKHQAVHTGEKPYKCNECGKAFNHFSTLKIHQRIHSGEKPYTCSECGKTFSRRTALTEHHRVHSGFRPHQCPVCPRRFSRPSHLTRHQLSHAAERLFGCAKCKETFGHKEQLERHYKSHTIECSYECKQCGEHFICSSTLNCHLSIHIRENTSEKVSGQHSQHTEKCFKNTKCGKAFNHSKYPEQHEKIHAKVASCEQSPCRNTCDQSMQPIHCQSSCAAVKPNKCTEPEKCIRNTSVSQHQPSQSEPPFKCNTCNRTFKQSAHLSNHQLIHTTEKPFKCKECDRAFKHSNYLIQHQKIHSVKDFECSECGKKFHQKSCLSKHQKIHSGQKPFKCADCGKAFIFSAQLIRHQRIHTGEKPYVCQECGKAFSQSSCLTLHLRTHTGEKPYTCSTCGKAFSQKANQRKHERTHSGEKPCACDVCGKSFGFSTHLRQHQRIHTKEKPRCQDCHKAFHSFSALSEHQKLHTCTAASTTAQSHLLTAEARASEGPHLEPAIETSTLQTSPPHSPNKNQ, from the coding sequence aagcgACTGAGGCCAAGAACCCTCCTTTGCAGAGTGGTTTCTTGGAAGAAGACCTCTCTCAGATTATGGAGATATTTTCCACGGAGGAACTCAACTTTGAATCCTGTATAGGTGAGAACTGGTTCGATAGTTTTCTAGGAGACCCAGAAAGTCTTCCAAGACCTGACATCAGCAACAAGGAAAGCCCAACAGATCGTAGGTGTCATGAGTCCGAGAGTGGCCTCAGTCCTGGACCTCCCCATTGCACAAGAGAGGGTGCTGTGATGTCTGATAGTCCTGAAAAGAACCTCGATCCAGTGATACTGAAGGAGTCCAGGAGTGACCTGAGCCAGCAGGACTCTGTCCAGGGACAAGAGAAGCTATATAAGTGTAGTGAGTGTGGGAAAAGCTTCAGCCAGAGTTACCACCTCATCCAGCACTGGGTCATCCACGCCAGGGGGGAACTTCCTGCATGGCAGGAGCAACCAGGAGCTCTCAGTAAGGGCGCTCTCCTTCTCATGCAGCCAGGAACTCAGACGAGCTCCGAGTCctatgtgtgtcaggagtgtggCAAAAGCTTTAGTCAGAATATGTACCTCCAGTGGCATCAGAAAATCCACACTGGAGAAAAACTTTGTAAAACTCAAAGTGACAACCTAGAAAAACCCTCTAAGGGTCCGAGTGATGAGCCCGGAAAGCAGCTGGTGAGTGAAGCTGCTGACTCAGCAAAACTGTGTGACAGCCGAGGTTGGGACCAAGAAAAACCACCTACTAATAAAAGACATGACCGAGAAGACCTGCATAAGGGTCAGTATGGTGACAGTCCATCCGTTCTGCATCCAAAGCCTATCAAGCATCAGAAAACTGCTACACGTGCTAAGTGCTTCAGATGTAGGAGGTGTGGCAAGACTTTCAGTTGGGCCTTTCATCTAGCTGACCACCAGAAAGTCCACACCCAGAGACTCTATGGATGTACTTCATGCCCTGCAGTCTTCAACTTGAGGAAACATTTCTTCCAACATCGCAAAACACATTTTGCCAAAACTGTCTTTGAGTGTCAAGAGTGCAGAAAGCTCTTTAATCGGAGGTCATCACTCATTAAGCACCAGGCtgttcatacaggagagaaaccatacaagtgtaatgaatgtggtaaagctttcAACCACTTCTCCACCCTGAAGATCCACCAGAGGATTCACAGCGGAGAGAAGCCCTACACCTGCAGTGAGTGTGGGAAAACCTTCTCCCGTAGAACAGCCCTTACTGAGCACCATCGAGTCCACTCAGGCTTCAGGCCCCACCAGTGTCCGGTGTGTCCCAGGAGGTTTAGCCGTCCCTCACACTTGACTCGACACCAGCTGAGTCATGCTGCAGAAAGGCTCTTTGGCTGTGCTAAATGCAAGGAGACCTTCGGCCATAAAGAGCAGCTGGAGCGGCACTATAAAAGCCACACCATCGAGTGCTCGTACGAATGTAAGCAGTGTGGAGAACACTTCATTTGCAGCTCAACTCTGAATTGCCACCTGAGCATACATATCAGAGAAAATACAAGTGAGAAAGTTTCGGGTCAGCACTCACAGCACACTGAAAAATGCTTTAAGAATACCAAGTGTGGAAAAGCCTTTAACCACAGCAAATACCCAGAGCAGCATGAGAAGATTCATGCCAAGGTGGCATCCTGTGAGCAGAGCCCGTGCAGGAACACCTGCGACCAGAGTATGCAGCCCATTCACTGTCAGAGCAGTTGTGCTGCTGTAAAACCAAACAAATGCACTGAGCCTGAGAAATGCATTCGTAACACCTCTGTCAGCCAGCACCAACCTTCCCAAAGCGAGCCACCCTTTAAGTGTAACACATGCAACAGGACCTTCAAGCAGAGTGCCCACCTCTCAAACCATCAGTTGATTCAcaccacagagaaaccctttaaATGCAAGGAATGTGACCGGGCCTTCAAGCACAGTAACTACCTCATTCAGCACCAGAAAATTCATTCTGTAAAGGACTTTGAGTGTAGTGAGTGTGGGAAAAAGTTTCATCAGAAATCATGCCTTTCTAAGCATCAGAAAATCCACTCAGGACAGAAGCCCTTTAAATGTGCTGACTGTGGGAAAGCCTTCATTTTCAGTGCCCAGCTCATCCGACACCAGAGaattcacactggagaaaagCCTTACGTTTGTCaggagtgtgggaaagccttcagcCAGAGCTCATGCCTTACTCTTCACCTGAGGACTCACACAGGTGAGAAGCCATACACATGTAGCACATGTGGGAAAGCCTTTTCTCAGAAGGCAAATCAAAGGAAGCACGAGAGGACTCACAGTGGTGAGAAGCCTTGTGCCTGTGACGTGTGTGGGAAAAGCTTTGGCTTCAGCACCCATCTCAGGCAACACCAGAGAATTCACACCAAGGAGAAGCCACGGTGTCAAGACTGTCATAAAGCCTTTCACAGCTTCTCTGCTCTGAGCGAACATCAGAAACTTCACACTTGTACAGCAGCAAGTACCACTGCCCAGAGCCACCTGCTCACAGCAGAGGCCCGTGCCTCTGAAGGCCCTCATTTGGAGCCAGCCATTGAAACTAGCACACTGCAAACCTCCCCTCCCCACAGTCCTAATAAAAATCAATGA
- the Zfp473 gene encoding zinc finger protein 473 homolog isoform X1 — protein MERKEEELKRSHWNQAAMAEEFVTLKDVAMDFTLEDWEDLESELGQRDLFWDATLNNYQDLFSFTHPPQPSLIFQPDVREELEAIVRGGPEATSDEATEAKNPPLQSGFLEEDLSQIMEIFSTEELNFESCIGENWFDSFLGDPESLPRPDISNKESPTDRRCHESESGLSPGPPHCTREGAVMSDSPEKNLDPVILKESRSDLSQQDSVQGQEKLYKCSECGKSFSQSYHLIQHWVIHARGELPAWQEQPGALSKGALLLMQPGTQTSSESYVCQECGKSFSQNMYLQWHQKIHTGEKLCKTQSDNLEKPSKGPSDEPGKQLVSEAADSAKLCDSRGWDQEKPPTNKRHDREDLHKGQYGDSPSVLHPKPIKHQKTATRAKCFRCRRCGKTFSWAFHLADHQKVHTQRLYGCTSCPAVFNLRKHFFQHRKTHFAKTVFECQECRKLFNRRSSLIKHQAVHTGEKPYKCNECGKAFNHFSTLKIHQRIHSGEKPYTCSECGKTFSRRTALTEHHRVHSGFRPHQCPVCPRRFSRPSHLTRHQLSHAAERLFGCAKCKETFGHKEQLERHYKSHTIECSYECKQCGEHFICSSTLNCHLSIHIRENTSEKVSGQHSQHTEKCFKNTKCGKAFNHSKYPEQHEKIHAKVASCEQSPCRNTCDQSMQPIHCQSSCAAVKPNKCTEPEKCIRNTSVSQHQPSQSEPPFKCNTCNRTFKQSAHLSNHQLIHTTEKPFKCKECDRAFKHSNYLIQHQKIHSVKDFECSECGKKFHQKSCLSKHQKIHSGQKPFKCADCGKAFIFSAQLIRHQRIHTGEKPYVCQECGKAFSQSSCLTLHLRTHTGEKPYTCSTCGKAFSQKANQRKHERTHSGEKPCACDVCGKSFGFSTHLRQHQRIHTKEKPRCQDCHKAFHSFSALSEHQKLHTCTAASTTAQSHLLTAEARASEGPHLEPAIETSTLQTSPPHSPNKNQ, from the coding sequence aagcgACTGAGGCCAAGAACCCTCCTTTGCAGAGTGGTTTCTTGGAAGAAGACCTCTCTCAGATTATGGAGATATTTTCCACGGAGGAACTCAACTTTGAATCCTGTATAGGTGAGAACTGGTTCGATAGTTTTCTAGGAGACCCAGAAAGTCTTCCAAGACCTGACATCAGCAACAAGGAAAGCCCAACAGATCGTAGGTGTCATGAGTCCGAGAGTGGCCTCAGTCCTGGACCTCCCCATTGCACAAGAGAGGGTGCTGTGATGTCTGATAGTCCTGAAAAGAACCTCGATCCAGTGATACTGAAGGAGTCCAGGAGTGACCTGAGCCAGCAGGACTCTGTCCAGGGACAAGAGAAGCTATATAAGTGTAGTGAGTGTGGGAAAAGCTTCAGCCAGAGTTACCACCTCATCCAGCACTGGGTCATCCACGCCAGGGGGGAACTTCCTGCATGGCAGGAGCAACCAGGAGCTCTCAGTAAGGGCGCTCTCCTTCTCATGCAGCCAGGAACTCAGACGAGCTCCGAGTCctatgtgtgtcaggagtgtggCAAAAGCTTTAGTCAGAATATGTACCTCCAGTGGCATCAGAAAATCCACACTGGAGAAAAACTTTGTAAAACTCAAAGTGACAACCTAGAAAAACCCTCTAAGGGTCCGAGTGATGAGCCCGGAAAGCAGCTGGTGAGTGAAGCTGCTGACTCAGCAAAACTGTGTGACAGCCGAGGTTGGGACCAAGAAAAACCACCTACTAATAAAAGACATGACCGAGAAGACCTGCATAAGGGTCAGTATGGTGACAGTCCATCCGTTCTGCATCCAAAGCCTATCAAGCATCAGAAAACTGCTACACGTGCTAAGTGCTTCAGATGTAGGAGGTGTGGCAAGACTTTCAGTTGGGCCTTTCATCTAGCTGACCACCAGAAAGTCCACACCCAGAGACTCTATGGATGTACTTCATGCCCTGCAGTCTTCAACTTGAGGAAACATTTCTTCCAACATCGCAAAACACATTTTGCCAAAACTGTCTTTGAGTGTCAAGAGTGCAGAAAGCTCTTTAATCGGAGGTCATCACTCATTAAGCACCAGGCtgttcatacaggagagaaaccatacaagtgtaatgaatgtggtaaagctttcAACCACTTCTCCACCCTGAAGATCCACCAGAGGATTCACAGCGGAGAGAAGCCCTACACCTGCAGTGAGTGTGGGAAAACCTTCTCCCGTAGAACAGCCCTTACTGAGCACCATCGAGTCCACTCAGGCTTCAGGCCCCACCAGTGTCCGGTGTGTCCCAGGAGGTTTAGCCGTCCCTCACACTTGACTCGACACCAGCTGAGTCATGCTGCAGAAAGGCTCTTTGGCTGTGCTAAATGCAAGGAGACCTTCGGCCATAAAGAGCAGCTGGAGCGGCACTATAAAAGCCACACCATCGAGTGCTCGTACGAATGTAAGCAGTGTGGAGAACACTTCATTTGCAGCTCAACTCTGAATTGCCACCTGAGCATACATATCAGAGAAAATACAAGTGAGAAAGTTTCGGGTCAGCACTCACAGCACACTGAAAAATGCTTTAAGAATACCAAGTGTGGAAAAGCCTTTAACCACAGCAAATACCCAGAGCAGCATGAGAAGATTCATGCCAAGGTGGCATCCTGTGAGCAGAGCCCGTGCAGGAACACCTGCGACCAGAGTATGCAGCCCATTCACTGTCAGAGCAGTTGTGCTGCTGTAAAACCAAACAAATGCACTGAGCCTGAGAAATGCATTCGTAACACCTCTGTCAGCCAGCACCAACCTTCCCAAAGCGAGCCACCCTTTAAGTGTAACACATGCAACAGGACCTTCAAGCAGAGTGCCCACCTCTCAAACCATCAGTTGATTCAcaccacagagaaaccctttaaATGCAAGGAATGTGACCGGGCCTTCAAGCACAGTAACTACCTCATTCAGCACCAGAAAATTCATTCTGTAAAGGACTTTGAGTGTAGTGAGTGTGGGAAAAAGTTTCATCAGAAATCATGCCTTTCTAAGCATCAGAAAATCCACTCAGGACAGAAGCCCTTTAAATGTGCTGACTGTGGGAAAGCCTTCATTTTCAGTGCCCAGCTCATCCGACACCAGAGaattcacactggagaaaagCCTTACGTTTGTCaggagtgtgggaaagccttcagcCAGAGCTCATGCCTTACTCTTCACCTGAGGACTCACACAGGTGAGAAGCCATACACATGTAGCACATGTGGGAAAGCCTTTTCTCAGAAGGCAAATCAAAGGAAGCACGAGAGGACTCACAGTGGTGAGAAGCCTTGTGCCTGTGACGTGTGTGGGAAAAGCTTTGGCTTCAGCACCCATCTCAGGCAACACCAGAGAATTCACACCAAGGAGAAGCCACGGTGTCAAGACTGTCATAAAGCCTTTCACAGCTTCTCTGCTCTGAGCGAACATCAGAAACTTCACACTTGTACAGCAGCAAGTACCACTGCCCAGAGCCACCTGCTCACAGCAGAGGCCCGTGCCTCTGAAGGCCCTCATTTGGAGCCAGCCATTGAAACTAGCACACTGCAAACCTCCCCTCCCCACAGTCCTAATAAAAATCAATGA
- the Zfp473 gene encoding zinc finger protein 473 homolog isoform X3, with translation MERKEEELKRSHWNQAAMAEEFVTLKDVAMDFTLEDWEDLESELGQRDLFWDATLNNYQDLFSFKATEAKNPPLQSGFLEEDLSQIMEIFSTEELNFESCIGENWFDSFLGDPESLPRPDISNKESPTDRRCHESESGLSPGPPHCTREGAVMSDSPEKNLDPVILKESRSDLSQQDSVQGQEKLYKCSECGKSFSQSYHLIQHWVIHARGELPAWQEQPGALSKGALLLMQPGTQTSSESYVCQECGKSFSQNMYLQWHQKIHTGEKLCKTQSDNLEKPSKGPSDEPGKQLVSEAADSAKLCDSRGWDQEKPPTNKRHDREDLHKGQYGDSPSVLHPKPIKHQKTATRAKCFRCRRCGKTFSWAFHLADHQKVHTQRLYGCTSCPAVFNLRKHFFQHRKTHFAKTVFECQECRKLFNRRSSLIKHQAVHTGEKPYKCNECGKAFNHFSTLKIHQRIHSGEKPYTCSECGKTFSRRTALTEHHRVHSGFRPHQCPVCPRRFSRPSHLTRHQLSHAAERLFGCAKCKETFGHKEQLERHYKSHTIECSYECKQCGEHFICSSTLNCHLSIHIRENTSEKVSGQHSQHTEKCFKNTKCGKAFNHSKYPEQHEKIHAKVASCEQSPCRNTCDQSMQPIHCQSSCAAVKPNKCTEPEKCIRNTSVSQHQPSQSEPPFKCNTCNRTFKQSAHLSNHQLIHTTEKPFKCKECDRAFKHSNYLIQHQKIHSVKDFECSECGKKFHQKSCLSKHQKIHSGQKPFKCADCGKAFIFSAQLIRHQRIHTGEKPYVCQECGKAFSQSSCLTLHLRTHTGEKPYTCSTCGKAFSQKANQRKHERTHSGEKPCACDVCGKSFGFSTHLRQHQRIHTKEKPRCQDCHKAFHSFSALSEHQKLHTCTAASTTAQSHLLTAEARASEGPHLEPAIETSTLQTSPPHSPNKNQ, from the coding sequence aagcgACTGAGGCCAAGAACCCTCCTTTGCAGAGTGGTTTCTTGGAAGAAGACCTCTCTCAGATTATGGAGATATTTTCCACGGAGGAACTCAACTTTGAATCCTGTATAGGTGAGAACTGGTTCGATAGTTTTCTAGGAGACCCAGAAAGTCTTCCAAGACCTGACATCAGCAACAAGGAAAGCCCAACAGATCGTAGGTGTCATGAGTCCGAGAGTGGCCTCAGTCCTGGACCTCCCCATTGCACAAGAGAGGGTGCTGTGATGTCTGATAGTCCTGAAAAGAACCTCGATCCAGTGATACTGAAGGAGTCCAGGAGTGACCTGAGCCAGCAGGACTCTGTCCAGGGACAAGAGAAGCTATATAAGTGTAGTGAGTGTGGGAAAAGCTTCAGCCAGAGTTACCACCTCATCCAGCACTGGGTCATCCACGCCAGGGGGGAACTTCCTGCATGGCAGGAGCAACCAGGAGCTCTCAGTAAGGGCGCTCTCCTTCTCATGCAGCCAGGAACTCAGACGAGCTCCGAGTCctatgtgtgtcaggagtgtggCAAAAGCTTTAGTCAGAATATGTACCTCCAGTGGCATCAGAAAATCCACACTGGAGAAAAACTTTGTAAAACTCAAAGTGACAACCTAGAAAAACCCTCTAAGGGTCCGAGTGATGAGCCCGGAAAGCAGCTGGTGAGTGAAGCTGCTGACTCAGCAAAACTGTGTGACAGCCGAGGTTGGGACCAAGAAAAACCACCTACTAATAAAAGACATGACCGAGAAGACCTGCATAAGGGTCAGTATGGTGACAGTCCATCCGTTCTGCATCCAAAGCCTATCAAGCATCAGAAAACTGCTACACGTGCTAAGTGCTTCAGATGTAGGAGGTGTGGCAAGACTTTCAGTTGGGCCTTTCATCTAGCTGACCACCAGAAAGTCCACACCCAGAGACTCTATGGATGTACTTCATGCCCTGCAGTCTTCAACTTGAGGAAACATTTCTTCCAACATCGCAAAACACATTTTGCCAAAACTGTCTTTGAGTGTCAAGAGTGCAGAAAGCTCTTTAATCGGAGGTCATCACTCATTAAGCACCAGGCtgttcatacaggagagaaaccatacaagtgtaatgaatgtggtaaagctttcAACCACTTCTCCACCCTGAAGATCCACCAGAGGATTCACAGCGGAGAGAAGCCCTACACCTGCAGTGAGTGTGGGAAAACCTTCTCCCGTAGAACAGCCCTTACTGAGCACCATCGAGTCCACTCAGGCTTCAGGCCCCACCAGTGTCCGGTGTGTCCCAGGAGGTTTAGCCGTCCCTCACACTTGACTCGACACCAGCTGAGTCATGCTGCAGAAAGGCTCTTTGGCTGTGCTAAATGCAAGGAGACCTTCGGCCATAAAGAGCAGCTGGAGCGGCACTATAAAAGCCACACCATCGAGTGCTCGTACGAATGTAAGCAGTGTGGAGAACACTTCATTTGCAGCTCAACTCTGAATTGCCACCTGAGCATACATATCAGAGAAAATACAAGTGAGAAAGTTTCGGGTCAGCACTCACAGCACACTGAAAAATGCTTTAAGAATACCAAGTGTGGAAAAGCCTTTAACCACAGCAAATACCCAGAGCAGCATGAGAAGATTCATGCCAAGGTGGCATCCTGTGAGCAGAGCCCGTGCAGGAACACCTGCGACCAGAGTATGCAGCCCATTCACTGTCAGAGCAGTTGTGCTGCTGTAAAACCAAACAAATGCACTGAGCCTGAGAAATGCATTCGTAACACCTCTGTCAGCCAGCACCAACCTTCCCAAAGCGAGCCACCCTTTAAGTGTAACACATGCAACAGGACCTTCAAGCAGAGTGCCCACCTCTCAAACCATCAGTTGATTCAcaccacagagaaaccctttaaATGCAAGGAATGTGACCGGGCCTTCAAGCACAGTAACTACCTCATTCAGCACCAGAAAATTCATTCTGTAAAGGACTTTGAGTGTAGTGAGTGTGGGAAAAAGTTTCATCAGAAATCATGCCTTTCTAAGCATCAGAAAATCCACTCAGGACAGAAGCCCTTTAAATGTGCTGACTGTGGGAAAGCCTTCATTTTCAGTGCCCAGCTCATCCGACACCAGAGaattcacactggagaaaagCCTTACGTTTGTCaggagtgtgggaaagccttcagcCAGAGCTCATGCCTTACTCTTCACCTGAGGACTCACACAGGTGAGAAGCCATACACATGTAGCACATGTGGGAAAGCCTTTTCTCAGAAGGCAAATCAAAGGAAGCACGAGAGGACTCACAGTGGTGAGAAGCCTTGTGCCTGTGACGTGTGTGGGAAAAGCTTTGGCTTCAGCACCCATCTCAGGCAACACCAGAGAATTCACACCAAGGAGAAGCCACGGTGTCAAGACTGTCATAAAGCCTTTCACAGCTTCTCTGCTCTGAGCGAACATCAGAAACTTCACACTTGTACAGCAGCAAGTACCACTGCCCAGAGCCACCTGCTCACAGCAGAGGCCCGTGCCTCTGAAGGCCCTCATTTGGAGCCAGCCATTGAAACTAGCACACTGCAAACCTCCCCTCCCCACAGTCCTAATAAAAATCAATGA